Proteins encoded together in one Variovorax paradoxus EPS window:
- a CDS encoding SDR family NAD(P)-dependent oxidoreductase has translation MNQALLQGRRAVVTGAGSGIGAAIALAYAQAGAHLLLADLDRARVEDVARRCRDAGGRVEIVVGDISDEAVANRAIDACVQALGGIDILVNNAGMLTQSPCASMSTQMWDDMLRVDLRSVFLCARRAIPHMTAQRWGRVINVASQLGIKGGVELCHYAAAKAGVIGFTKSLALEMAPANVLVNAIAPGPIATPLVDGISAEWKRAKEASLPLGRFGRAEEVAPTAVLLASDPGGNLYVGQTLGPNSGDVMP, from the coding sequence ATGAATCAAGCACTTCTGCAGGGACGGCGCGCCGTGGTGACCGGTGCCGGCAGCGGCATCGGCGCCGCCATCGCGCTGGCCTATGCGCAAGCCGGCGCCCACCTGTTGCTGGCCGACCTCGACCGCGCGCGGGTGGAGGACGTGGCACGCCGCTGCCGCGACGCAGGCGGCCGCGTCGAGATCGTGGTGGGCGACATCAGCGACGAAGCCGTGGCGAACCGCGCCATCGATGCCTGCGTGCAGGCCCTGGGCGGCATCGACATCCTGGTCAACAACGCCGGCATGCTGACCCAGTCGCCGTGCGCGAGCATGTCCACGCAGATGTGGGACGACATGCTGCGCGTCGACCTGCGCAGTGTGTTTCTCTGCGCGCGCAGGGCCATTCCCCACATGACCGCGCAACGCTGGGGACGCGTGATCAACGTGGCCTCTCAGCTGGGCATCAAGGGCGGTGTGGAGCTGTGCCACTACGCCGCTGCCAAGGCGGGCGTGATCGGCTTCACCAAGTCGCTGGCGCTGGAGATGGCGCCGGCCAACGTGCTGGTCAACGCCATTGCACCAGGCCCGATCGCAACGCCGCTGGTGGACGGCATCAGCGCCGAATGGAAGCGGGCCAAGGAAGCCAGTCTTCCCCTGGGCCGCTTCGGGCGCGCGGAAGAGGTGGCGCCGACGGCCGTGTTGCTTGCGTCCGACCCCGGTGGCAACCTGTACGTGGGCCAGACGCTGGGTCCGAATTCCGGCGACGTGATGCCCTGA
- a CDS encoding GNAT family N-acetyltransferase → MRIAIENPDQPDVIQLIDDLDAFQKPLYPPESHYGIDIAALSAANVLFAVARDEAGTAIGCAAIVIEPEYGELKRMYVRPENRGQGIADKLLAFLEGEAMARGCAMFRLETGVSQPAALSFYARSGYARRERFGRYPEDPLSVFMQKDAA, encoded by the coding sequence ATGCGAATCGCCATTGAAAACCCCGACCAGCCCGACGTGATCCAACTCATCGACGACCTCGATGCGTTCCAGAAGCCGCTGTATCCGCCGGAGAGCCATTACGGCATCGACATTGCGGCGCTGTCGGCGGCCAATGTGCTGTTCGCGGTGGCACGCGATGAAGCAGGTACGGCGATCGGCTGTGCGGCCATCGTCATCGAGCCTGAATATGGCGAGTTGAAGCGGATGTACGTGCGGCCGGAGAACCGCGGGCAAGGCATCGCCGACAAGTTGCTGGCGTTTCTAGAAGGGGAAGCGATGGCCCGGGGCTGTGCGATGTTCAGGCTGGAGACGGGCGTGAGCCAACCGGCGGCGCTGTCGTTCTATGCGCGCTCGGGGTACGCGCGGCGCGAACGCTTCGGGCGGTATCCGGAAGATCCGCTGAGTGTCTTCATGCAGAAGGACGCGGCATGA
- a CDS encoding aldo/keto reductase gives MEYRHLGKSGLKVPVLSFGTGTFGGKGEFFSAWGSTDVAEARKLIDICIDAGVNMFDSADIYSDGAAESVLGEAIKGRPRDKLILSTKATFRNGPGANEAGSSRHHLVRAVDSALKRLGTDYIDLFQLHGFDASTPVEETVSTLDDLVRAGKLRYVGASNFSGWHLMKSLAVSERYGYARYVAHQAYYSLVGREYEWELMPLAQDQGVGAVVWSPLGWGRLTGKIRRGQPLPANSRLHVTADMGPPVADELLYRVVDALEKVAGDIGKTVPQVALNWLLQRPTVSSVVVGARDETQLRQNLGAVGWNLTPAQVAELDAASAVTRTYPYWHQQGFLERNPNPV, from the coding sequence TTGGAATATCGTCATCTGGGCAAATCGGGCCTCAAGGTCCCCGTGTTGAGTTTCGGCACCGGCACGTTCGGGGGCAAGGGCGAGTTCTTCAGCGCCTGGGGCAGCACCGACGTGGCCGAGGCGCGCAAGCTCATCGACATCTGCATCGACGCGGGCGTCAACATGTTCGACAGCGCGGACATCTATTCCGACGGCGCCGCCGAATCGGTGCTCGGCGAAGCCATCAAGGGCCGGCCGCGCGACAAGCTCATCCTCTCGACCAAGGCCACGTTCCGCAACGGCCCGGGAGCGAACGAGGCGGGGTCGTCGCGCCACCATCTCGTGCGAGCGGTCGACAGTGCATTGAAGCGCTTGGGCACCGACTACATCGACCTGTTCCAGCTGCATGGCTTTGACGCGAGCACGCCCGTCGAAGAGACCGTGTCCACGCTCGACGATCTCGTGCGCGCGGGCAAGCTGCGCTATGTGGGCGCGTCGAATTTCTCGGGCTGGCATTTGATGAAGTCGCTGGCCGTGTCGGAGCGCTACGGCTACGCGCGCTACGTGGCGCACCAGGCGTATTACTCGCTGGTCGGCCGCGAATACGAGTGGGAGCTGATGCCGCTCGCCCAAGACCAGGGCGTGGGCGCCGTGGTGTGGAGCCCGCTGGGCTGGGGCCGGCTCACGGGCAAGATCCGCCGCGGCCAGCCGCTGCCCGCCAACAGCCGACTGCATGTGACGGCCGACATGGGCCCGCCGGTGGCCGACGAGCTGCTGTACCGCGTGGTCGATGCGCTGGAAAAAGTCGCCGGGGACATCGGCAAGACGGTGCCGCAGGTCGCGCTCAATTGGCTGCTGCAACGGCCGACGGTGTCGAGCGTGGTGGTCGGAGCGCGCGACGAAACGCAACTGCGCCAGAACCTCGGCGCGGTGGGCTGGAACCTCACGCCCGCGCAGGTCGCCGAACTCGACGCGGCCAGCGCGGTGACGCGGACTTATCCTTACTGGCACCAGCAGGGGTTTCTGGAGCGCAATCCGAATCCGGTCTAG
- a CDS encoding extensin family protein yields MSLCAALAAGAWAVLTGAVDIPERFNPWAPLDVMAEPDWLTGFKLARARREPTRCLAALARTGMQYDLLPDRVTGEGCGFENAVRLRSAGVRLGTSPSLSCPMALSFFMWEKHALQPAAKQRFGEPVVAIEHLGSYACRNVNRGEGAVPGASRSRHATADAFDVAGLTLADGRRITVRRDWSGKGDPEDLFLRDAHRGACRFFDGVLGPDYNAAHRDHFHLETGGYSMCR; encoded by the coding sequence ATGTCGTTGTGCGCAGCGCTTGCAGCGGGCGCGTGGGCGGTGCTGACAGGCGCGGTCGACATTCCAGAGCGCTTCAATCCATGGGCGCCCCTCGACGTGATGGCCGAGCCCGACTGGCTCACCGGCTTCAAGCTCGCACGCGCCCGCCGCGAACCGACGCGCTGCCTCGCTGCGCTCGCACGAACCGGCATGCAATACGACCTGCTGCCCGATCGCGTGACAGGCGAAGGCTGCGGCTTCGAGAATGCCGTTCGCCTGCGCTCGGCCGGGGTGCGCCTGGGCACATCGCCTTCGCTGAGCTGCCCGATGGCGCTGTCCTTCTTCATGTGGGAGAAGCACGCGCTGCAGCCGGCCGCGAAGCAGCGCTTCGGCGAGCCGGTGGTGGCCATCGAGCATCTGGGGAGCTATGCGTGCCGCAACGTGAATCGGGGTGAAGGCGCTGTGCCTGGCGCCTCGCGCAGCCGGCACGCGACGGCGGATGCGTTCGACGTGGCCGGCCTGACGCTCGCCGATGGCCGCCGCATCACGGTGCGGCGCGACTGGTCGGGCAAGGGCGATCCGGAAGACCTGTTTTTGCGCGATGCGCATCGAGGCGCCTGCCGGTTCTTCGACGGCGTGCTGGGTCCCGACTACAACGCGGCGCACAGGGACCACTTTCATCTGGAGACCGGCGGGTATTCGATGTGCCGGTAG
- a CDS encoding MFS transporter, protein MNASTPPHAAAAAAQAAAATTWTPPVVTKKQVNYATWVCFFAWVFAVYDFILFGTLLPRLGDHFKWTADQQTNLNTWVTLGTVIVAFGIGPIADKLGRRKGIIIAVAGAALCSGLTAFAGWVIGVSAGVGFVLLILVRSLAGLGYAEQSINATYLSELFSLVHTDPAATKRRGFIYSLVQGGWPVGAVLTAVLVAALYPLGERWFGPGGGWALSFVFAMFPAVVIAILGRRLVETPQFLTSKRIAQLQHEGRTDEAQRLAHAQGVDLAARHHTGISAMFKGVSLRPTLSLALAFFLNWFAIVIFAVLGTSVLGGSGGTPGKGIDFSNALQVLILSNLAGFLGYMFHGWLGDRIGRRTAVAIGWVLGGMAFYMMLQAPQGDFWRIVPLYSLGLFFLIGPYAAVLFLVGESFPSHIRATAGSFVNAMGQVGAIAAGFGVTYTLSHGADWVQAAVYWGAVPCIISGVVMMLVPHVDPKSVK, encoded by the coding sequence ATGAACGCCTCTACGCCTCCTCATGCCGCCGCGGCCGCCGCGCAGGCAGCCGCCGCCACCACCTGGACGCCGCCCGTCGTCACAAAGAAGCAGGTCAACTACGCCACCTGGGTCTGCTTCTTCGCCTGGGTCTTCGCCGTCTACGACTTCATTCTTTTCGGCACCTTGCTGCCGAGGCTCGGCGATCATTTCAAGTGGACCGCGGACCAGCAGACCAACCTCAACACCTGGGTCACGCTGGGCACGGTCATCGTCGCGTTCGGCATCGGCCCCATTGCCGACAAGCTGGGCCGGCGCAAGGGCATCATCATTGCCGTCGCCGGTGCTGCGCTGTGTTCGGGCCTGACGGCCTTTGCGGGCTGGGTGATCGGCGTGTCGGCCGGGGTGGGCTTCGTGTTGCTGATCCTGGTGCGCTCGTTGGCTGGCCTCGGCTACGCAGAGCAAAGCATCAACGCCACCTATCTCAGCGAACTGTTTTCCCTGGTGCACACCGACCCGGCCGCGACAAAGCGGCGCGGCTTCATCTACTCGCTGGTGCAAGGCGGATGGCCGGTCGGCGCGGTGCTTACCGCCGTGCTGGTGGCGGCGCTCTACCCGTTGGGCGAGCGCTGGTTCGGCCCGGGCGGCGGCTGGGCGCTGTCCTTCGTGTTCGCCATGTTCCCCGCCGTCGTGATCGCGATCCTCGGGCGCAGGCTGGTCGAGACACCGCAGTTCCTGACCAGCAAGCGCATCGCGCAGTTGCAGCATGAAGGGCGTACGGACGAGGCGCAACGGCTCGCGCATGCGCAAGGCGTCGACCTGGCCGCACGGCACCACACCGGCATCTCCGCGATGTTCAAGGGTGTCTCGCTGCGGCCGACGCTGTCGCTGGCGCTGGCCTTCTTTCTCAACTGGTTCGCCATCGTGATCTTCGCCGTGCTGGGCACATCGGTGCTCGGCGGGTCAGGCGGCACGCCGGGCAAGGGCATCGATTTTTCCAATGCCCTGCAGGTGCTGATCCTGTCCAACCTGGCCGGCTTTCTCGGCTACATGTTCCACGGCTGGCTGGGCGACCGCATCGGACGCCGCACCGCTGTCGCCATCGGATGGGTTCTTGGCGGCATGGCGTTCTACATGATGCTGCAGGCGCCGCAGGGCGATTTCTGGCGCATCGTGCCGCTGTATTCGCTGGGCCTGTTCTTCCTGATCGGACCGTATGCCGCAGTGCTGTTCCTGGTCGGCGAGAGCTTTCCGAGCCACATCCGAGCCACCGCCGGATCGTTCGTCAATGCCATGGGGCAGGTGGGCGCCATCGCGGCCGGCTTCGGCGTGACCTACACGCTCTCGCACGGTGCCGACTGGGTGCAGGCGGCCGTCTATTGGGGCGCGGTGCCCTGCATCATTTCGGGTGTGGTGATGATGCTGGTGCCGCACGTCGATCCGAAGTCCGTCAAGTAA
- a CDS encoding HAMP domain-containing histidine kinase, protein MIPCTPAAPPAPSRAVGMRQSTVEWALSNWSAPAHALRPLQAGPAQAPQMPTEDFDRVIGAAVHDVRNSLSAIRLGIELLARRGDRQQPDAVLAHVDHAADRAIERSEELADVCRIAAGKDLVIATQRFSLHEVVRRAIDDAEAPFTASTVFEHDRLGDGDCRGDPARIAQFLNLAFEELAGSGLPARVIVVSEVAGDLFRVAVCAGGASPEPHGCDRPDTALSSVRRRLLLHGIARAHGGRAEFGGAPDGRPSIAGTFRGVRRGPPAGH, encoded by the coding sequence TTGATCCCATGCACGCCCGCCGCGCCGCCGGCACCCTCTCGCGCTGTCGGCATGCGCCAGTCGACGGTCGAATGGGCGCTGTCGAATTGGTCAGCTCCGGCGCATGCGCTGAGACCCTTGCAGGCAGGGCCTGCCCAGGCGCCGCAGATGCCGACGGAAGACTTCGATCGCGTGATCGGCGCTGCGGTACACGACGTGCGCAACTCGCTGTCCGCCATCCGCCTGGGCATCGAACTGCTTGCGCGCCGGGGCGATCGGCAGCAGCCCGACGCGGTGCTCGCCCATGTGGACCATGCGGCGGACCGTGCGATCGAGCGGTCCGAGGAACTGGCGGACGTCTGCCGGATCGCGGCGGGCAAGGACCTCGTGATCGCCACGCAGCGTTTTTCGCTGCACGAGGTGGTCCGGCGGGCGATCGACGACGCCGAAGCGCCCTTTACCGCCAGCACGGTCTTCGAGCACGACCGGCTGGGCGACGGCGACTGCCGCGGCGACCCGGCGCGCATCGCGCAGTTCCTGAACCTCGCGTTCGAGGAACTCGCCGGTTCGGGGCTGCCGGCGCGGGTGATCGTCGTCAGCGAGGTGGCAGGCGACCTGTTCCGCGTCGCGGTCTGCGCGGGCGGCGCATCGCCTGAACCGCACGGCTGCGACCGGCCCGACACAGCGCTCTCTAGCGTGCGCCGCCGGCTGCTGCTGCACGGCATTGCCCGCGCGCACGGCGGCCGCGCCGAGTTCGGCGGCGCCCCCGACGGCCGCCCGTCGATAGCGGGCACTTTCCGGGGCGTCCGACGCGGACCTCCGGCCGGCCACTGA
- a CDS encoding amidase, whose protein sequence is MQKAVTVKALAAAYEQRHITPTEVAEQCLARAEETRGVFTQITAAHARAQAEQSTARWRAGAPLGPLDGVPLTWKDLFDIEGTPTTAGSGLLAHAAPAEADATLVAHAEAAGMVCIGKTNLSEFAYSGLGLNQAFGTPVNPALGVRARAPGGSSSGAALAVALDVAPIGIGTDTAGSVRVPAAFNGLIGYRASRHRYAMTGVFALAPSLDTVGPLARSVEDCILMDAVLQGGRGNEGREAFAGTVDEARRLLAQQTFVVDPRILESDGVSAAVRNNLLAQMQQLREAGAAVEHRALSSLHRTQALVDSHGWLGAYEAFAMHQARLDGPQAKDMDPRVRRRLEAARHFTAAGYLHLRWERPLLMSLFERELGGATLVLPTTAHTAPLLQPLQDDDALFASTNLATLRLTMPGSFLDTPALSMPSGFERVRAPDATTDALPTGMQLMRPRGDDLRLLQIAFALEQVFSSTNFKE, encoded by the coding sequence ATGCAAAAAGCGGTGACAGTGAAGGCCTTGGCAGCGGCGTACGAGCAGCGCCACATCACGCCGACGGAGGTCGCCGAGCAGTGCTTGGCGCGCGCCGAAGAAACGCGTGGCGTGTTCACGCAGATCACCGCTGCGCACGCACGGGCGCAAGCGGAGCAATCGACTGCGCGGTGGCGGGCTGGCGCGCCGCTCGGTCCGCTGGATGGCGTGCCCCTGACCTGGAAGGACCTGTTCGACATCGAGGGCACGCCCACCACGGCGGGATCCGGGCTGCTCGCGCATGCAGCGCCGGCCGAGGCGGACGCAACGCTCGTGGCCCATGCCGAGGCTGCCGGCATGGTCTGCATAGGCAAGACCAACCTGAGCGAGTTCGCCTATTCGGGGTTGGGGCTGAACCAGGCTTTCGGCACGCCGGTCAACCCGGCTCTCGGGGTGCGCGCGCGGGCGCCGGGCGGCTCTTCCTCGGGTGCGGCGCTGGCGGTTGCGCTCGATGTGGCGCCGATCGGCATCGGAACCGACACGGCCGGCTCGGTGCGAGTTCCGGCTGCCTTCAACGGTTTGATCGGCTATCGGGCCAGCAGGCATCGTTACGCGATGACGGGCGTGTTCGCGCTCGCGCCCTCGTTGGACACCGTCGGCCCTCTCGCACGCTCGGTCGAAGATTGCATCCTCATGGACGCGGTGCTCCAGGGCGGGCGCGGGAACGAAGGGCGCGAGGCGTTCGCCGGCACTGTCGATGAAGCCCGGCGTCTCCTCGCACAGCAGACCTTCGTGGTCGACCCGCGAATCCTGGAGAGCGACGGCGTCAGCGCCGCGGTGCGCAACAACCTGCTGGCGCAGATGCAGCAGCTTCGCGAAGCGGGCGCGGCGGTCGAGCACAGGGCGCTTTCCAGCCTGCACCGGACGCAAGCCCTGGTCGACAGCCACGGCTGGCTCGGTGCCTATGAAGCATTCGCCATGCATCAAGCACGGCTCGACGGACCGCAGGCAAAAGACATGGATCCGCGCGTGCGCCGCCGTCTCGAAGCGGCGCGCCATTTCACCGCCGCCGGCTATCTGCACCTGCGCTGGGAGCGGCCGCTCTTGATGTCGCTGTTCGAGCGCGAACTGGGCGGCGCGACCCTGGTGCTTCCCACCACCGCGCACACCGCACCGCTGCTGCAACCGCTGCAGGACGACGACGCGCTCTTCGCCAGCACCAACCTCGCGACGCTGCGCCTGACGATGCCTGGCAGCTTTCTCGACACGCCCGCGCTGTCGATGCCCAGCGGCTTCGAGCGCGTGCGCGCACCCGATGCCACCACCGACGCGCTCCCCACCGGCATGCAGCTGATGCGTCCGCGGGGAGACGACCTGCGGCTTCTGCAGATTGCTTTTGCGCTGGAGCAAGTGTTTTCCTCAACCAACTTCAAGGAGTGA
- a CDS encoding NAD(P)/FAD-dependent oxidoreductase, with translation MRRVVIIGGGAIGSAIAYFLTKDPEAEPFEVTVVERDFSYKQASSALSASSIRQQFSTAINIEMSLYGIDFFRHLGETLRVGDDVPDIGLVEPGYLYLASPAGVDVLRENHAMQKAHAVDVALMTAEELKARFPWISTEGVELASLGLSGEGWYDGYSLLQAFRKKAASQGARYVQAHATGLRRKGSTVTGVQLDTGETVEADIVVNAAGAWAAKVAEWAGIDLPVRGRRRSVFSFSCPEALPGCPLVIDTSGIWLRPEGRQFICGFAPSADQDPDDAPLDVEYAAFDELIWPALAERIPAFEAIRMTGAWAGYYEMNLFDHNAILGLHPDCDNLYFANGFSGHGLQQCPAAGRGIAELIRFGEYRSLDLSPVSFARILENKPLLEKNVI, from the coding sequence ATGCGTCGAGTGGTGATCATCGGCGGCGGGGCCATCGGCTCGGCCATCGCCTATTTCCTGACCAAGGACCCGGAGGCCGAGCCCTTCGAGGTCACGGTGGTCGAGCGGGACTTCTCGTACAAGCAGGCCTCATCGGCGCTGTCGGCCAGTTCGATCCGGCAGCAGTTCTCCACCGCCATCAACATCGAGATGTCGCTCTACGGCATCGACTTCTTCCGGCACCTCGGCGAGACCTTGCGCGTCGGCGACGACGTGCCCGACATCGGCCTCGTCGAGCCCGGCTATCTGTACCTGGCCTCGCCGGCCGGTGTCGATGTGCTGCGCGAGAACCATGCGATGCAGAAGGCGCATGCGGTGGACGTGGCGCTGATGACGGCCGAAGAGCTGAAGGCGCGCTTCCCGTGGATATCGACGGAGGGCGTCGAACTCGCATCGCTGGGTCTTTCGGGCGAAGGCTGGTACGACGGCTACAGCCTGTTGCAGGCCTTCCGCAAGAAGGCCGCATCGCAGGGCGCGCGGTACGTGCAGGCGCACGCGACCGGACTTCGCCGCAAGGGCAGCACCGTGACCGGTGTGCAGCTCGACACCGGCGAGACGGTCGAAGCCGACATCGTCGTCAACGCCGCCGGCGCCTGGGCCGCGAAGGTAGCGGAGTGGGCCGGCATCGACCTGCCGGTGCGCGGCCGGCGCCGCAGCGTGTTCAGCTTCTCGTGCCCCGAGGCGCTGCCCGGCTGCCCGCTGGTCATCGACACCTCCGGCATCTGGCTGCGCCCCGAGGGCCGCCAGTTCATCTGCGGCTTCGCACCGTCCGCAGACCAGGACCCCGACGACGCGCCGCTCGATGTCGAGTACGCCGCGTTCGACGAACTCATCTGGCCCGCGCTCGCCGAGCGCATTCCCGCCTTCGAAGCCATCCGCATGACCGGCGCCTGGGCCGGCTACTACGAGATGAACCTGTTCGACCACAACGCGATCCTCGGCCTGCACCCGGACTGCGACAACCTGTACTTCGCCAACGGCTTCTCGGGCCATGGCTTGCAGCAGTGCCCGGCGGCGGGGCGCGGCATCGCGGAACTGATCCGCTTCGGCGAGTACCGCAGCCTCGACCTCTCGCCGGTTTCGTTCGCGCGGATTCTCGAGAACAAACCGCTGCTCGAGAAGAACGTGATCTGA
- a CDS encoding SDR family NAD(P)-dependent oxidoreductase: MISSTSGSGRVALVTGAASGIGQALAVAYAQVGVAVVGGYFPGDPHDPAQTERLVAEAGGRCAMVAVDVGDTEQVERFAQAAIERFGRIDHAVANAGLLRQSPLTAMSDAQWMDVINVDLSGVMRTFRAAARHMSDGGSMVAVSSIAGGVYGWENHVHYSAAKSGVTGLCRAVAMELSPRGIRCNCVIPGLIETPQSLDPVNSLGPDGLKQAATGIPLGRVGKAREVAALIRFLTGDDASYITGQSVIADGGLTVRWPD, encoded by the coding sequence ATGATTTCATCGACATCAGGGTCGGGCAGGGTGGCGCTGGTCACGGGCGCCGCGAGTGGCATCGGCCAGGCCTTGGCGGTGGCTTACGCGCAGGTGGGCGTGGCGGTGGTGGGCGGCTATTTCCCGGGCGATCCGCACGACCCGGCGCAGACCGAGCGCCTGGTTGCCGAGGCCGGCGGACGTTGCGCCATGGTGGCGGTCGACGTGGGCGATACAGAGCAGGTCGAGCGCTTCGCGCAGGCGGCCATCGAGCGCTTCGGGCGCATCGACCATGCCGTCGCCAACGCCGGCTTGCTGCGCCAGTCGCCGCTCACGGCCATGAGCGATGCGCAATGGATGGATGTGATCAACGTCGACCTGAGCGGCGTCATGCGCACCTTTCGCGCCGCCGCGCGCCACATGAGCGATGGCGGCTCGATGGTCGCGGTGTCGTCGATTGCCGGCGGCGTGTACGGGTGGGAGAACCATGTGCACTACTCGGCCGCGAAGTCGGGCGTCACCGGCCTGTGCCGTGCGGTGGCCATGGAGCTGTCACCGCGCGGCATCCGCTGCAATTGCGTGATCCCCGGGTTGATCGAGACGCCGCAGTCGCTGGACCCCGTCAACTCGCTGGGGCCCGATGGTTTGAAGCAGGCGGCCACCGGCATTCCGCTCGGGCGGGTCGGAAAGGCACGCGAAGTCGCGGCGCTGATCCGTTTTCTGACCGGCGACGACGCGTCGTACATCACCGGTCAATCGGTGATCGCGGACGGTGGCCTGACCGTGCGCTGGCCCGACTGA
- a CDS encoding polysaccharide deacetylase family protein produces the protein MTKEIFVTFGVDVDAVGGWLGSYGGEDSPDDISRGMFAGEVGSPRLLKMFKKYGLTTTWFVPGHSAETFPDQMKAVVDAGHELGIHGYSHENPIAMTPEQEEAVLDKSIDVITRLAGRAPTGYVAPWWEFSPITNELLIKKGIKYDHSLMHNDFHPYYVRVGDKWTRIDYSKHPDTWMKPLERGTETSLVEIPANWYLDDLPPMMFIKKSPNSHGFVNPRDIEQMWRDQFDWVYREHDYAVFPITIHPDVSGRPQVLLMLERLIEHFKAHDGVRFMTCDQIADDFLRRSPRG, from the coding sequence ATGACCAAGGAAATCTTCGTAACGTTCGGAGTCGACGTGGACGCCGTCGGCGGCTGGCTCGGTTCGTATGGCGGCGAGGACTCGCCCGACGACATCTCTCGCGGCATGTTCGCCGGCGAGGTGGGCTCGCCGCGTTTGCTGAAGATGTTCAAGAAGTACGGCCTGACCACCACGTGGTTCGTGCCTGGCCACTCGGCCGAGACCTTTCCCGATCAGATGAAGGCCGTGGTCGACGCCGGCCACGAGCTGGGCATTCACGGCTACAGCCACGAGAACCCGATCGCGATGACGCCCGAGCAGGAAGAGGCCGTGCTCGACAAGAGCATCGACGTCATCACCCGGCTCGCGGGCAGGGCGCCGACCGGCTACGTGGCGCCATGGTGGGAGTTCAGCCCCATCACCAACGAGCTGCTCATCAAGAAGGGCATCAAGTACGACCACAGCCTGATGCACAACGACTTCCATCCGTACTACGTGCGCGTGGGCGACAAGTGGACCCGCATCGACTACAGCAAGCACCCGGACACGTGGATGAAGCCGCTGGAGCGCGGCACCGAAACCTCGCTGGTCGAGATCCCGGCCAACTGGTACCTGGACGACCTGCCGCCGATGATGTTCATCAAGAAGTCGCCCAACAGCCACGGCTTCGTGAACCCGCGCGACATCGAGCAGATGTGGCGCGACCAGTTCGACTGGGTCTACCGCGAGCACGACTACGCGGTGTTCCCGATCACGATCCATCCCGACGTGTCCGGCAGGCCGCAGGTGCTGCTGATGCTCGAACGGCTGATCGAGCATTTCAAGGCCCACGACGGCGTGCGCTTCATGACCTGCGACCAGATCGCGGACGACTTCCTGCGCCGCAGTCCGCGCGGATGA
- a CDS encoding LysR substrate-binding domain-containing protein has protein sequence MRKDIPNLGALQAFEASARLGSFTRAAAELALTQSAVGRQVAMLEQRLGVPLFSRVRRRLTLTDVGREYAARIRRHLDQIRRDTLEISAGHDMGFVLELAVVPTFATQWLIPRLPDFSRQHPNITVNLSARSQPFSFQENAYDAAIYFGDQFWPNTRGGLIFSEGEMVPICSPAFRDANGAWDEAGFERCRHVHLSTRAHAWRDWYAQQGWDYTVHASRGPRYELFTMVVAATAAGMGVGLAPRILIEHELRTGELVIPVDRHLDVPQGYYFAYPEGRPASGALEHFKQWVLGLNPA, from the coding sequence ATGAGAAAAGACATTCCCAACCTGGGCGCGCTGCAGGCCTTCGAGGCCTCGGCGCGGCTGGGGAGCTTCACCCGCGCGGCGGCCGAGCTGGCGCTGACGCAGAGCGCCGTCGGGCGGCAGGTGGCAATGCTGGAGCAACGGCTAGGCGTGCCGCTCTTCTCGCGCGTGCGAAGGCGCCTGACGCTCACCGACGTGGGCCGCGAGTACGCGGCGCGCATCCGCCGGCACCTCGACCAGATCCGCCGCGACACGCTGGAGATCAGCGCCGGCCACGACATGGGCTTCGTGCTGGAGCTGGCCGTGGTGCCGACCTTCGCGACGCAATGGCTCATTCCGCGGCTGCCCGATTTCAGCCGGCAGCATCCGAACATCACGGTGAACCTGTCGGCGCGCTCGCAGCCCTTCTCCTTTCAAGAAAACGCCTACGACGCGGCGATCTATTTCGGCGACCAGTTCTGGCCCAACACGCGCGGCGGGCTGATCTTTTCGGAGGGCGAGATGGTGCCGATCTGCAGCCCGGCCTTTCGCGATGCCAACGGTGCGTGGGACGAAGCGGGCTTCGAGCGCTGCCGCCATGTGCACCTGAGCACGCGCGCGCATGCGTGGCGCGACTGGTATGCGCAGCAGGGCTGGGACTACACGGTGCACGCCTCGCGCGGGCCGCGTTATGAGCTCTTCACGATGGTGGTGGCCGCGACGGCTGCGGGCATGGGCGTGGGCCTTGCACCGCGCATCCTCATCGAGCACGAGCTGCGCACCGGCGAGCTGGTGATTCCCGTGGACCGGCACCTCGATGTGCCGCAGGGCTATTACTTCGCGTACCCCGAAGGCCGTCCGGCCTCCGGGGCGCTCGAGCACTTCAAGCAGTGGGTGCTCGGTTTGAATCCTGCCTAG